In Nitrospira sp., a single genomic region encodes these proteins:
- a CDS encoding arylsulfatase, protein MKVWMMNRFSLMPSLALSIMMMATNVDAADQLDRTVLPIQQPKRPLYNELDVRKAKAPPHFEVTAPAGAPNVLVVLVDDLGFAGTSTFGGPVETPAFDRIAREGLYYNNFHTTAVCSPTRAALKSGRNHHVNNMGSIIETGTAFPGNTGQIPNNVAPLAEMLRLNGYSTGAFGKWHELAAWEANVSGPFDRWPTRQGFDKFYGFLGGETNQWAPFIYDGVHPVELPADPDYHFLTDMTDQAVAWIKYQKALTPEKPFFAYFAPGATHAPHHVPKEWIARWKGKFDEGWDQLREEILARQIERGVVPNGTALAPKPEAIRDWKSLSDDERTLFTRQFEVFAAFIEMTDHEIGRVVEAIGETGQLDNTLVFLIYGDNGTSAEGGSNGMYSEMTYFNGVQEQVADMLKHLDQWGGPHTYPHMAAGWAVAMDTPYQWTKQMGSDFGGTKVGMAVRWPKGITSKGELRTQFTHVIDVAPTILQAAGLPEPKVVNGTIQRPMDGVSMLYSFDRPQAKDRHTTQYFEMFGNRAMYRDGWLARTIHRAPWEREPRRPLAEDIWELYDTTRDFSLVHDLSAKYPKKLADLKALFMREAEKNHVLPIDDRVFERFIPATVSRPDLMAGRTSLTLADGMTGMTENTFLNIKNRSKTITAEVDVSEGAKAQGIVIAQGGRFGGWALYVKDGAPAYDYNFLGLERFTVASAETLKPGKSTIRFEFAYDGGGLGKGGTGTLYINDRKVGEGRIGRTQPMIFSADETADVGMDLATPVVEVVGAEAASRFTGKVQRVIIELPEPK, encoded by the coding sequence ATGAAGGTATGGATGATGAACCGCTTCAGTCTCATGCCGTCGCTGGCCCTGTCGATCATGATGATGGCGACGAATGTCGATGCTGCGGACCAGTTGGATCGGACGGTCTTGCCGATTCAACAGCCCAAGCGGCCTCTGTACAATGAGCTGGACGTGCGCAAGGCGAAGGCGCCGCCTCACTTCGAGGTCACGGCGCCGGCCGGTGCGCCGAATGTGCTCGTCGTGCTCGTCGACGATCTCGGCTTCGCCGGTACCAGTACGTTCGGAGGGCCGGTCGAAACGCCGGCCTTCGATCGCATTGCCAGAGAGGGATTGTATTACAACAATTTTCATACGACGGCCGTCTGTTCTCCGACCCGCGCCGCGCTCAAGAGCGGGCGCAATCATCACGTCAACAACATGGGCTCGATCATCGAAACCGGCACGGCGTTCCCTGGGAACACGGGACAGATCCCCAACAATGTCGCGCCGCTGGCCGAGATGTTGCGCTTGAACGGCTACAGCACGGGCGCGTTCGGCAAGTGGCATGAACTCGCCGCCTGGGAAGCGAACGTGTCGGGACCGTTCGACCGCTGGCCGACCCGCCAAGGCTTCGACAAGTTCTACGGCTTTCTCGGCGGTGAGACGAATCAATGGGCGCCGTTCATCTACGACGGTGTCCATCCGGTCGAACTGCCGGCGGACCCCGATTATCACTTTCTGACCGACATGACCGACCAGGCGGTGGCCTGGATCAAATACCAAAAAGCCCTCACGCCTGAAAAGCCCTTCTTTGCCTATTTTGCGCCGGGCGCCACGCATGCGCCGCATCATGTGCCTAAGGAGTGGATCGCGCGCTGGAAGGGCAAATTCGACGAGGGGTGGGACCAGCTGCGCGAGGAGATCCTCGCGCGTCAGATCGAACGGGGCGTCGTGCCCAACGGGACCGCGCTGGCACCGAAGCCGGAGGCCATCCGCGACTGGAAGAGCCTGAGCGATGACGAAAGAACACTGTTCACGCGTCAGTTTGAAGTGTTCGCCGCCTTCATCGAAATGACCGACCATGAAATCGGTCGAGTCGTCGAGGCCATCGGCGAGACCGGGCAGCTCGACAACACGCTCGTCTTTCTGATTTACGGCGACAATGGGACCAGCGCCGAGGGCGGCTCGAACGGCATGTACAGCGAGATGACCTACTTCAACGGGGTTCAAGAGCAAGTGGCGGACATGCTCAAACACCTCGACCAGTGGGGCGGACCCCACACCTACCCGCACATGGCGGCCGGCTGGGCCGTGGCGATGGACACTCCCTATCAATGGACCAAACAGATGGGATCCGATTTCGGCGGGACGAAGGTCGGCATGGCCGTCCGCTGGCCCAAGGGGATCACGTCCAAAGGGGAGCTGCGCACGCAGTTCACCCATGTGATCGACGTCGCGCCGACCATTCTCCAGGCCGCAGGTCTTCCGGAACCGAAGGTCGTGAACGGCACCATCCAACGTCCGATGGACGGGGTGAGCATGCTGTATTCCTTTGATCGTCCTCAGGCGAAGGATCGGCATACGACCCAGTACTTTGAAATGTTCGGCAACCGCGCCATGTATCGGGACGGTTGGCTCGCCAGGACCATCCATCGGGCGCCCTGGGAGCGGGAGCCTCGCCGGCCGCTGGCCGAGGACATCTGGGAACTGTATGACACCACGCGCGACTTCAGTCTGGTCCACGATCTCTCGGCGAAGTATCCCAAGAAACTGGCCGACCTGAAGGCGCTCTTCATGCGCGAGGCCGAGAAAAACCATGTCCTGCCGATCGACGACCGGGTATTCGAGCGGTTCATCCCGGCCACGGTCAGCCGGCCGGATCTGATGGCGGGTCGTACCTCCCTGACGCTGGCCGACGGCATGACGGGCATGACGGAAAACACGTTTCTCAACATCAAGAACCGGTCGAAAACGATCACGGCCGAAGTGGACGTCTCAGAGGGCGCCAAGGCGCAGGGCATCGTCATTGCGCAGGGCGGCCGCTTCGGCGGCTGGGCCTTGTACGTGAAGGACGGCGCGCCGGCCTATGATTACAACTTCCTGGGCCTGGAGCGCTTTACCGTCGCATCAGCGGAGACGTTGAAACCAGGCAAGTCTACGATCCGTTTTGAATTTGCCTACGACGGCGGGGGATTGGGCAAAGGCGGCACCGGCACCCTGTATATCAACGACCGCAAGGTGGGAGAAGGGCGCATTGGACGGACTCAACCCATGATCTTCTCGGCCGATGAGACTGCCGACGTCGGCATGGATCTCGCGACACCGGTGGTCGAGGTGGTCGGGGCCGAGGCAGCTTCACGGTTCACGGGCAAGGTTCAGCGCGTCATCATCGAACTGCCGGAACCGAAATGA
- a CDS encoding outer membrane protein transport protein, translated as MGKLGSAAFYAGFVVCALALLFEPPAWAGGLSLYEIATADVGLASAGWASRAQDPATLLKNPAGMSRLTGNQFQAGAQLLQAGIGFSPTTGTTVEGNSGGNPVGVLPSMSLFYVHGLGQDVKVGLGVFSNFGLGMSYDSGWVGRYYALENTLIGVSMMPGLSYRINEKLSIGAAANVMIGYLNYSAAVNNRALLNVPDGNMQMTDTTVGAGGNVGLLFEPRKGTRFGATYYSQIKLDFGATPTFTNLTGPLGTALQNRGLLNRELDLGMTVPQSVMVSSYHEFTDHWAMMLDFGWQDWSQFGKVDVGVTGGNADPSLTTNINYQDTFHVALGNRYRVTEAWLINSGFAWDSSMLKDQDRTVTLPIGQQFRFGLGAEWQASPKLNVAFSYELAYGGDLPVNQNRGPLTGAVVGQFPGTYINFFQVSFIWGKGAGQA; from the coding sequence ATGGGCAAACTAGGATCTGCGGCGTTCTACGCCGGGTTTGTCGTCTGTGCTCTGGCCCTATTGTTCGAGCCGCCGGCGTGGGCCGGAGGCCTGTCCCTCTATGAGATCGCCACCGCGGACGTGGGCCTTGCCAGCGCCGGTTGGGCCTCTCGCGCCCAGGATCCGGCCACGTTGCTGAAGAATCCCGCCGGCATGAGCCGGCTCACGGGTAATCAGTTTCAGGCCGGTGCGCAACTGCTGCAGGCCGGCATCGGGTTCAGTCCCACGACCGGTACCACCGTGGAGGGGAACAGCGGCGGCAATCCGGTCGGCGTGCTGCCGAGCATGAGCCTGTTCTACGTTCACGGCCTGGGCCAGGACGTGAAGGTGGGGCTGGGCGTCTTTTCGAACTTTGGCCTCGGCATGAGCTACGACTCGGGATGGGTCGGCCGCTACTATGCGCTCGAAAATACGCTGATCGGAGTCAGCATGATGCCGGGGCTGAGCTATCGCATCAACGAGAAGCTGTCCATCGGCGCCGCGGCGAACGTCATGATCGGTTATCTGAACTACAGCGCCGCCGTCAACAATCGCGCGCTCCTCAACGTGCCGGACGGAAACATGCAGATGACGGACACGACGGTCGGGGCCGGCGGCAATGTCGGGCTGCTTTTCGAACCTCGCAAGGGCACCAGGTTCGGTGCCACCTACTATTCGCAGATCAAGCTCGACTTCGGAGCCACCCCCACTTTCACCAACCTGACCGGTCCCCTGGGAACGGCGCTCCAGAACCGCGGATTGTTGAACAGAGAACTCGATCTGGGCATGACCGTGCCGCAGTCGGTCATGGTCAGTTCCTACCACGAGTTTACCGACCACTGGGCCATGATGCTGGACTTCGGCTGGCAGGACTGGAGCCAGTTCGGCAAGGTGGATGTCGGCGTCACCGGAGGCAATGCAGATCCGAGTCTGACCACCAACATCAATTATCAGGACACCTTTCACGTGGCCTTGGGAAATCGCTATCGGGTCACGGAGGCCTGGCTCATCAACAGCGGGTTCGCCTGGGACAGCTCCATGCTCAAGGACCAGGACCGCACGGTCACGCTTCCGATCGGCCAACAGTTCCGGTTCGGGCTGGGCGCCGAATGGCAGGCCAGTCCCAAGCTCAACGTGGCGTTCAGTTATGAACTGGCCTACGGCGGCGACCTGCCGGTGAACCAGAATCGAGGTCCCCTGACCGGCGCGGTGGTCGGACAATTTCCCGGAACCTATATTAATTTCTTTCAGGTGAGCTTCATTTGGGGCAAGGGGGCCGGGCAAGCCTGA
- a CDS encoding patatin-like phospholipase family protein yields the protein MKQLRIGRVSWFAVVFLMLFAGCEYVRPTLNRPLEKWDPTGGYRFTNVGPPGSDNTDSFLFVAAFSGGGTRASTLAFGALRELAHQEIVWEGKRKRLLDELDLIHALSGGTFTGGYYALYRDRIFHDFEYRFLRKNWEGELKERVFKSPSNWFRLWSPYFGRAHLMSELLDEALFDHKTYADLAALHQRPMLIIHASDMATLARFEFTQFQFDIICSDLSQLPIADASAASAALPLVLSPISLKNYANDCKYEVPAWLEEAKRRGKIGGQRANELLSYTDVKKRPYIHLLDGGLSDNLALRGLIENSGLQGGFEKLLLAAGVKNIKKFVILTVNAETSPDVMEFRSDHVPVISKAMSSLVDIPINRYSFDTTTLIKMGVEKWRTELQFKPRPPGSPFAEDADIYFINASLNEIEDPDERISLMKIPTTLYLKDEQIDRLVTAAAKLIRNDKEFQRLMKDVEAPAPVASERAAESPSVDADVRPQ from the coding sequence ATGAAACAGCTCAGGATCGGACGCGTTTCATGGTTCGCGGTGGTGTTTCTCATGCTATTCGCCGGATGCGAATACGTCCGCCCGACATTGAACCGGCCGTTGGAAAAGTGGGATCCGACCGGCGGGTACCGGTTCACCAACGTCGGGCCGCCCGGTTCCGATAATACCGACAGTTTCTTATTCGTGGCCGCATTTTCCGGTGGCGGCACGCGCGCGTCGACGTTGGCATTCGGCGCGTTGCGTGAATTGGCTCACCAGGAGATTGTTTGGGAAGGCAAGAGGAAGCGTCTCCTCGACGAACTCGATCTTATTCACGCCCTGTCCGGCGGCACCTTTACAGGCGGCTACTATGCGCTCTACCGGGATCGAATCTTCCATGACTTCGAATACCGGTTCCTTCGGAAAAATTGGGAGGGCGAGCTGAAGGAGCGCGTCTTCAAATCGCCAAGCAATTGGTTCCGGCTGTGGTCCCCGTATTTCGGCCGCGCGCACCTGATGTCCGAACTTCTGGACGAAGCCCTTTTTGATCACAAGACCTATGCCGATCTGGCCGCGCTGCATCAGCGGCCGATGCTGATCATCCATGCGTCCGATATGGCCACCCTGGCGCGGTTTGAATTCACGCAATTCCAGTTCGATATTATCTGTTCCGATCTCAGCCAGCTGCCTATCGCCGATGCTTCCGCCGCCTCGGCCGCGCTTCCCCTCGTTCTGAGTCCGATCTCCTTGAAGAACTACGCGAATGATTGCAAGTATGAGGTGCCGGCATGGTTGGAGGAGGCGAAGAGGCGAGGCAAAATCGGAGGGCAGCGGGCTAACGAGTTGCTCTCTTATACGGACGTCAAGAAACGTCCCTACATCCACTTGCTCGATGGCGGTCTGTCGGACAATCTTGCGCTGCGGGGACTCATCGAAAACAGCGGCTTGCAGGGAGGGTTTGAAAAGTTATTGCTTGCCGCGGGTGTGAAGAATATCAAAAAATTCGTCATTCTGACCGTGAATGCTGAGACGTCTCCTGATGTGATGGAGTTCCGCAGCGATCATGTTCCGGTCATTTCCAAGGCCATGAGCTCATTGGTCGACATTCCGATCAATCGATATTCGTTCGATACCACCACGCTCATCAAGATGGGTGTGGAAAAGTGGCGGACGGAACTCCAGTTCAAACCGCGCCCTCCAGGGAGTCCTTTCGCCGAAGACGCCGACATCTATTTCATCAACGCCAGTTTAAATGAGATCGAGGATCCGGACGAGCGCATTTCGTTGATGAAGATTCCGACGACCCTGTATCTCAAGGACGAGCAGATCGATCGGTTGGTCACGGCGGCCGCCAAGCTGATCCGAAACGACAAGGAGTTTCAGCGGTTGATGAAGGACGTCGAAGCGCCGGCGCCTGTCGCATCGGAGCGGGCAGCTGAATCACCATCGGTCGATGCGGACGTTCGGCCGCAATAG
- a CDS encoding mechanosensitive ion channel family protein, producing the protein MNRLKGSRPLMVIGSIVVMVATVTMAPVRADSETVQPTFKELMERKTKTNSAPEGAAAGIPDDSLGRGTPRSSVQGYLQAATERNYARAAEFLDLRNLPPGLTESQGPELARQLKIVLDRALWIDIETLSANPDGESNDNLPVVRERIGHLSAQEKSYDLLMQRVPRGDGVYIWKFSSLTVADIPELYQQFGYGPLEHVLPSWLFDVSILGVHLVVWAVAVVLGILLIPVARLAAWLLAALLGAVRADLAQQFTQYFRGPFALLVWTVIGREVIGMIGPSVAVRALGQARTVQVIALAWFLVRLIDFVGHRIGVNLDQQGLSGSRVLLTPVARLVKILALAGAVLLWLDNAGYKVTTLLAGLSISGVAVALASQKSLENIFGALTLFASRPVKVGDFCRFGDRVGTIEEIGLRATRVRTLERTVITVANAEFANMHLDNYSERDRFWYHPTLQLRYETTPDQIRYVLVEIRKMLYGHPKILSEPLHVRFKGFGVYSLDVDVFAYIGVTDYQESLEIAEDLNLRIMDIIEAAGSDFAVPAEVQYSLPGKPFDENRAKAVGAAVKEWRSKRELYLPGFPPDKIAALKNSLEYPPEGSPQYTPARV; encoded by the coding sequence ATGAACCGCCTGAAAGGCAGTAGGCCTCTGATGGTGATCGGAAGCATAGTCGTTATGGTCGCCACGGTTACGATGGCGCCCGTGAGGGCCGATTCGGAAACCGTGCAGCCGACGTTCAAAGAACTCATGGAGCGAAAGACCAAGACGAATTCCGCGCCGGAAGGCGCGGCTGCCGGGATCCCGGACGATTCGCTGGGTCGAGGCACGCCGCGGTCGAGCGTCCAGGGTTATCTGCAGGCGGCTACGGAGCGTAACTACGCGCGGGCCGCAGAGTTCTTGGACCTCCGGAATCTGCCGCCCGGCCTGACCGAAAGCCAAGGGCCCGAGCTGGCGCGCCAACTGAAAATCGTGCTGGACCGGGCTCTCTGGATCGACATCGAAACGCTCAGCGCCAACCCGGATGGAGAGTCGAACGACAATCTGCCCGTGGTGCGCGAGCGGATCGGACATCTCTCGGCACAGGAGAAAAGCTACGATCTGCTCATGCAGCGGGTGCCGCGCGGGGACGGGGTCTATATCTGGAAATTTTCGAGCCTGACGGTGGCCGACATTCCCGAGCTGTATCAACAGTTCGGATATGGGCCGCTCGAGCATGTGCTTCCCTCTTGGTTGTTCGACGTCTCCATCCTGGGTGTGCATCTCGTGGTCTGGGCGGTGGCGGTGGTCCTCGGCATCCTGTTGATCCCGGTTGCACGGCTGGCGGCCTGGCTGCTCGCCGCCCTGCTGGGGGCCGTGCGGGCCGACCTGGCGCAGCAGTTCACGCAATATTTCAGAGGGCCGTTCGCGCTGTTGGTCTGGACGGTCATCGGGCGTGAAGTCATCGGCATGATCGGGCCGTCCGTGGCGGTTCGAGCGCTCGGGCAGGCTCGTACCGTCCAAGTGATCGCCTTGGCGTGGTTTCTCGTGCGGCTGATCGACTTCGTCGGGCATCGCATCGGCGTCAACCTCGATCAACAGGGGCTCAGCGGCTCCCGGGTCCTGCTCACGCCAGTGGCCAGATTGGTCAAGATCCTCGCCCTGGCGGGCGCGGTGCTGCTCTGGCTGGACAATGCGGGCTACAAGGTCACGACGCTGCTTGCCGGGCTCAGCATCAGCGGCGTAGCGGTGGCGTTGGCATCCCAGAAAAGTCTGGAGAACATCTTCGGCGCGCTGACGTTGTTTGCCTCTCGTCCCGTGAAGGTCGGGGATTTCTGCCGGTTCGGCGATCGGGTCGGGACCATCGAGGAGATCGGGCTCCGCGCAACCCGCGTCAGGACCTTGGAGCGAACGGTCATCACCGTCGCCAATGCCGAGTTCGCCAATATGCACCTGGACAATTATTCGGAGCGAGATCGCTTCTGGTATCACCCGACCCTTCAACTCCGATACGAAACGACGCCGGATCAGATCCGGTATGTCCTGGTGGAGATCCGCAAGATGCTCTATGGGCATCCCAAGATTCTTTCGGAGCCGCTGCATGTCCGATTTAAGGGGTTTGGAGTCTATTCCTTGGACGTCGACGTGTTTGCCTACATCGGAGTGACCGACTACCAAGAATCCTTGGAGATTGCGGAGGACTTGAATCTCCGCATCATGGACATCATCGAGGCGGCCGGGTCGGATTTTGCCGTCCCGGCCGAGGTGCAATACTCGTTGCCGGGGAAGCCGTTCGATGAGAATCGGGCGAAGGCCGTCGGCGCTGCAGTGAAGGAATGGAGATCGAAGCGGGAACTGTATCTGCCGGGCTTCCCGCCGGACAAGATCGCCGCGCTGAAGAACTCATTGGAGTATCCGCCGGAAGGGTCGCCGCAGTATACACCGGCAAGGGTCTGA
- a CDS encoding glucosidase, whose product MKGEDKKVTAEHERLRADGSAWKRWGPYLSERQWGTVREDYSEGGDAWNYFTHDHARSRAYRWGEDGLAGLSDERQRLCFALALWNGKDPILKERLFGLTNSEANHGEDVKEYYFYLDSTPTHSYMKLLYKYPHAAYPYADLVTTNQRRSREEMEYELLDTGVFDQNRYFDVFVEYAKADPDDILIQVTAVNRGPEAAELHLLPTLWFRNDWAQWLARPAEKPALKQVKSPKGTSALVASHPALGEYILYCDGEVPLLFTENETNNNRLFPEYPNASPYVKDGINNYVLHGQQNAINPDRIGTKVSPHYRFTIGPDRSATVKLRLVKQGGSKEDPAPFGAMFDGILSERVKEADEFYKAVTPPSVSPDAANVMRQALAGMLWSKQYYFLDADQWLGEHRAHPLHRGSRDFRNREWFHMINRDIISMPDKWEYPWYAAWDLAFHTLPLSIVDPDFAKRQMELMLKGVYQHPSGQIPAYEWNFSDVNPPVHAWATLFLHRAELALRGEDDIDFLKSAFNKLLLNFTWWMNRKDRFGKNVFEGGFLGLDNIGVFDRSAPLPTGGHLEQADGTAWMALFSQNMLELAVEIAPHDRTYLDMVPKFVEHFLYIAAAMNKPGSDGMWDEEDGFYYDLLRLPDGSATRLKVRSMVGLLPLCATSVIEEWQRARVPEAAAQFQERILQMPELLRSIHLTGPGHQGVNHRGIFALVNQERLRRILTKMLDENEFLSPYGIRSLSKFHQQHPYVFHVAGQEYRVDYLPAESNTGMFGGNSNWRGPVWMPVNAMIIRALLAYHLYYGDNFKIECPTGSGRMMNLFEVSKDIADRLTRIFLRDTQGKRPVYGGSKTFQDDPHWRDHILFYEYFHGDNGAGLGASHQTGWTGLVAKMIELYGRLDPQTFLQEGKRGAFASGKTAK is encoded by the coding sequence ATGAAAGGTGAAGACAAGAAGGTCACCGCCGAGCATGAGCGATTGCGCGCGGATGGTTCCGCATGGAAGCGCTGGGGGCCGTACCTCAGCGAACGCCAGTGGGGAACGGTGCGGGAGGACTACAGCGAGGGCGGCGACGCCTGGAACTATTTCACGCACGATCATGCCCGCTCCCGCGCGTACCGTTGGGGGGAGGACGGGCTGGCCGGGCTGTCCGACGAGCGCCAGCGACTCTGTTTTGCCCTAGCCCTGTGGAACGGGAAGGATCCTATTCTCAAGGAACGGCTCTTCGGTTTGACCAACAGCGAGGCCAACCACGGCGAAGACGTCAAGGAGTACTACTTCTATCTCGACAGCACGCCGACGCACTCCTATATGAAATTGCTCTACAAGTATCCCCACGCGGCCTATCCCTATGCCGATCTTGTGACGACGAATCAGCGGCGCAGCCGTGAGGAGATGGAGTATGAGTTGCTGGATACGGGTGTGTTCGACCAGAACCGCTACTTCGACGTGTTCGTCGAATATGCCAAGGCCGACCCGGATGATATCCTGATCCAGGTTACGGCGGTCAACCGAGGACCGGAGGCTGCCGAGTTACACCTCTTGCCGACCCTGTGGTTCCGCAACGACTGGGCTCAATGGCTGGCCAGGCCGGCCGAGAAGCCGGCGCTCAAGCAGGTCAAGAGCCCGAAAGGCACCAGCGCCCTGGTGGCCTCGCATCCGGCGCTTGGGGAGTACATCCTCTACTGCGACGGCGAGGTGCCGCTGCTCTTTACGGAGAACGAAACGAACAACAACCGGCTCTTTCCCGAGTATCCGAACGCGAGCCCTTATGTGAAGGACGGCATCAACAATTACGTGCTGCATGGTCAGCAGAACGCCATCAATCCCGACCGGATCGGCACAAAAGTCTCGCCTCATTACCGGTTCACGATCGGTCCCGACCGGTCGGCGACCGTGAAGTTGCGACTGGTCAAACAAGGCGGTTCCAAGGAGGATCCCGCGCCGTTCGGCGCGATGTTCGACGGCATTCTCAGCGAGCGTGTCAAGGAAGCCGACGAGTTCTATAAGGCGGTGACTCCTCCTTCCGTTTCTCCGGACGCAGCCAACGTGATGCGCCAAGCCCTTGCCGGCATGCTGTGGAGCAAGCAGTACTATTTTCTCGACGCCGATCAATGGCTGGGTGAGCATCGCGCGCATCCCCTGCATCGCGGGAGTCGCGACTTCCGCAATCGGGAATGGTTTCACATGATCAACCGCGACATCATTTCGATGCCGGACAAGTGGGAGTATCCCTGGTATGCCGCATGGGATCTGGCCTTCCATACGTTGCCGCTCTCGATCGTGGACCCCGACTTTGCCAAGCGGCAGATGGAACTGATGTTAAAGGGTGTCTATCAGCACCCCAGCGGGCAAATCCCGGCCTACGAATGGAACTTCAGCGACGTCAATCCTCCTGTGCATGCCTGGGCGACGCTGTTCCTTCACCGCGCGGAGTTGGCGCTTCGAGGCGAAGATGATATCGATTTCCTCAAATCGGCGTTCAACAAGCTATTGCTGAACTTCACCTGGTGGATGAATCGCAAGGACCGTTTCGGGAAGAACGTGTTTGAGGGCGGATTTCTCGGGCTCGACAACATCGGCGTGTTCGACCGGAGCGCTCCGTTGCCCACCGGCGGCCATCTGGAACAAGCGGACGGCACGGCCTGGATGGCGCTCTTCAGTCAGAACATGCTGGAGTTGGCCGTCGAGATCGCCCCGCACGATCGCACGTATCTCGACATGGTCCCCAAGTTCGTCGAGCACTTTCTCTATATCGCTGCAGCGATGAACAAGCCGGGATCAGACGGCATGTGGGACGAGGAAGACGGGTTTTATTACGATCTGTTGCGGTTGCCGGACGGGAGCGCCACGAGACTCAAGGTGCGTTCCATGGTGGGGCTGTTGCCGCTTTGCGCGACGTCGGTGATCGAAGAATGGCAGCGCGCAAGGGTTCCGGAGGCGGCGGCGCAATTTCAAGAGCGCATCCTGCAGATGCCGGAGCTTCTCCGCTCTATTCACCTCACCGGTCCCGGCCACCAGGGGGTGAACCATCGCGGGATCTTCGCGCTGGTCAATCAGGAACGCCTGCGCCGGATTCTCACGAAGATGCTGGATGAGAATGAATTCCTGAGTCCCTACGGCATCCGGTCGCTCTCAAAATTTCACCAGCAGCATCCCTATGTGTTCCACGTCGCGGGGCAGGAGTACCGGGTGGACTATCTGCCGGCTGAGTCGAACACCGGCATGTTCGGGGGCAACTCCAACTGGCGCGGGCCGGTCTGGATGCCGGTGAATGCCATGATCATCCGAGCCCTGTTGGCCTACCATCTCTATTACGGCGATAACTTTAAGATCGAGTGCCCGACCGGGTCCGGACGGATGATGAACCTGTTCGAGGTCAGCAAAGACATCGCCGACCGTCTGACCCGCATATTTCTGCGCGATACGCAGGGCAAACGTCCGGTGTACGGAGGCAGCAAGACATTTCAAGACGATCCTCACTGGCGGGACCACATTCTGTTCTACGAATATTTCCACGGGGACAATGGCGCGGGACTGGGCGCCAGTCATCAAACAGGATGGACCGGACTGGTGGCGAAGATGATCGAGCTCTATGGGAGGCTTGATCCTCAGACTTTCCTCCAGGAGGGGAAGCGTGGCGCCTTCGCTTCAGGCAAAACGGCCAAATAG
- the ppk2 gene encoding polyphosphate kinase 2: MAQRKHNDGGSKLKRKEYEEELRKLQAELCHLQAWVKHKGLRVIVVFEGRDGAGKGGTIRAMTERVSPRVFRVVALPAPSDREKSQMYLQRYIQHFPAVGEIVIFDRSWYNRAGVEYVMGFCNKDDHRRFLDLCPIVERYIVDGGILLVKYWLEVSNDEQERRFEARIEDPLRQWKLSPMDLPSREKWYEYSRARDLMLEKTDTRHAPWYIVRSDDKRRARLNCISHLLSLIPYKKLPRERIRLPGRLKKHKYDDQASLEGRRFIPQKY, from the coding sequence ATGGCGCAACGGAAGCACAACGATGGAGGGTCGAAGCTGAAACGCAAGGAATATGAGGAGGAACTGCGGAAGCTGCAGGCCGAGCTCTGTCATCTCCAGGCCTGGGTCAAACACAAAGGCCTGCGCGTCATCGTCGTGTTTGAGGGACGCGATGGAGCAGGCAAGGGAGGGACGATCCGGGCCATGACGGAGCGGGTCAGCCCTCGGGTCTTTCGGGTCGTCGCGCTGCCCGCCCCATCGGATCGGGAAAAAAGCCAGATGTACCTCCAGCGCTATATTCAACACTTCCCCGCCGTGGGCGAGATCGTCATTTTCGACCGCAGTTGGTACAATCGCGCCGGGGTCGAGTATGTCATGGGATTTTGCAACAAAGATGATCATCGCCGGTTTCTCGACCTCTGTCCGATCGTCGAACGATATATCGTGGACGGAGGCATCCTGCTCGTCAAGTACTGGCTGGAAGTCAGTAACGATGAACAAGAGCGGCGATTCGAGGCCCGCATCGAGGATCCGTTGCGCCAGTGGAAGCTGAGTCCCATGGATCTCCCCTCTCGTGAGAAGTGGTACGAATATTCGCGCGCCCGCGACCTGATGCTGGAAAAAACCGACACCAGGCATGCGCCGTGGTATATCGTACGATCGGACGACAAGCGGCGGGCCCGCCTCAACTGCATCAGCCACCTGCTGAGCCTGATTCCCTACAAGAAACTGCCGCGAGAAAGGATCCGGTTGCCGGGCCGCTTGAAAAAGCACAAATACGACGATCAGGCGTCATTGGAAGGTCGGCGATTCATACCGCAAAAATACTGA